The Candidatus Finniella inopinata genome contains a region encoding:
- a CDS encoding type II toxin-antitoxin system RelE family toxin yields the protein MNKDKYQIILERRVAKFIGGLPKKHQEQVKKYILALQEIPLPHDSKTLKNHEPYRRGDCGEYRLIYRLDESNKTVYVVIGGKRNGGEVYKNLKGILG from the coding sequence ATGAATAAGGACAAATACCAAATCATTCTTGAGCGCAGGGTTGCGAAATTTATAGGAGGTCTTCCCAAAAAGCATCAAGAACAGGTTAAGAAATATATCCTAGCCCTTCAAGAGATCCCGCTTCCTCATGACTCAAAAACCTTAAAAAACCACGAGCCTTATCGGCGGGGAGATTGTGGGGAATATCGCCTTATCTATCGATTGGATGAATCCAATAAAACCGTTTATGTCGTGATAGGGGGCAAAAGGAATGGTGGCGAGGTATATAAAAACTTGAAAGGGATCTTGGGGTAA
- a CDS encoding type II toxin-antitoxin system prevent-host-death family antitoxin has protein sequence MHISATHLNKKPGAVLDAAMKGPVVIEKAGRSFAVMVSYERYVELEDAYWGNLAESAEKTAQWMSPDESLKFLTDE, from the coding sequence ATGCATATATCCGCAACACACCTAAACAAGAAACCAGGCGCCGTCTTAGACGCGGCCATGAAAGGACCTGTTGTCATTGAAAAGGCTGGCCGTTCTTTTGCTGTGATGGTTTCTTACGAGCGTTATGTAGAGTTAGAAGATGCCTATTGGGGAAACTTAGCCGAATCCGCTGAAAAAACTGCTCAGTGGATGTCTCCTGATGAAAGCCTCAAGTTTTTAACCGATGAATAA